In Arthrobacter alpinus, a single window of DNA contains:
- a CDS encoding nitrite/sulfite reductase, producing the protein MTQTALAGANASGNETDSATVSADAPAKRPVRARPAAKPHGQWKVDGTTPLNPNETWKQEDGGLSVRERIETIYADGGFDSIEKTDLHGRFRWWGLYTQRKQGIDGGKTATLEPHELEDKYFMLRVRIDGGSLTTEQLRVIGQISTDFGRDTADLTDRQNVQLHWVRVEDVPEIWNRLEAAGLSTTEACGDVPRVILGSPVAGIAKDEIIDPTPLIKEVSARFIGDPELANLPRKFKTAITGHPSQDVVHEINDFALVGVIHPELGVGYDLWVGGGLSTNPRLAERLGVFVSPEVAAEVWLGVTSIFRDYGYRRMRTKARLKFLLADWGPAKFRQILEDEYLGHKLPDGDAAPKPTSPGDHIGVHEQKDGKFFIGVTPTVGRVSGTILTAVADALEAHGSFRLRTTPHQKLVILDVPKEQVEPLITVLDGLGLSARPSLFRRSTIACTGIEYCKLAIVNTKDTAATAISELETRLADLVDTKVLTQPIALNINGCPNSCARIQTADIGLKGMMLPTDDGGTAPGFQVHLGGGLATDNRVEAGLGRTIRGLKVTAAELPDYVERVVRQYVGARTDGETFAEFAHRADEELLK; encoded by the coding sequence ATGACACAGACAGCTCTAGCCGGAGCGAACGCCTCTGGCAATGAAACTGACTCCGCGACAGTTTCCGCCGATGCACCCGCCAAGCGACCCGTAAGGGCACGCCCTGCGGCCAAGCCTCACGGCCAGTGGAAAGTGGATGGCACCACGCCGCTGAATCCCAATGAGACGTGGAAGCAGGAAGACGGCGGGCTGAGTGTCCGTGAGCGGATCGAGACCATCTACGCCGATGGCGGCTTCGACAGCATCGAGAAGACAGATCTGCACGGCCGTTTCCGCTGGTGGGGGCTGTACACCCAGCGCAAGCAGGGAATCGACGGCGGCAAGACCGCCACCCTGGAACCCCATGAGCTTGAAGACAAGTACTTCATGCTCCGTGTCCGCATCGACGGCGGGTCCCTGACCACCGAGCAACTGCGCGTGATCGGGCAGATTTCAACTGACTTTGGCCGCGACACCGCGGACCTGACTGACCGCCAGAACGTCCAGCTGCACTGGGTGCGCGTTGAGGACGTCCCGGAGATCTGGAACCGCCTCGAGGCGGCCGGGCTGTCCACCACCGAGGCCTGCGGCGACGTGCCGCGCGTCATTCTGGGTTCCCCCGTGGCCGGCATTGCCAAGGACGAGATCATTGATCCCACCCCCTTGATCAAGGAGGTCAGTGCCCGGTTCATTGGCGATCCGGAGCTGGCCAACCTGCCCCGCAAGTTCAAGACAGCCATCACCGGCCACCCGTCCCAGGACGTGGTGCACGAGATCAACGACTTCGCCCTGGTGGGTGTCATTCACCCCGAGCTGGGTGTCGGCTACGACCTCTGGGTGGGTGGCGGCTTGTCCACGAACCCGCGACTGGCCGAGCGTCTGGGTGTCTTTGTTTCACCCGAGGTTGCCGCCGAGGTGTGGCTGGGCGTCACCAGCATCTTCCGCGACTACGGCTACCGCCGCATGCGCACCAAGGCCCGCCTGAAGTTCCTGCTGGCCGACTGGGGCCCCGCCAAGTTCCGCCAGATCCTGGAGGACGAGTACCTGGGCCACAAGCTGCCCGACGGCGACGCCGCGCCCAAGCCCACGTCCCCCGGTGACCACATTGGCGTCCACGAGCAGAAGGACGGCAAGTTCTTCATTGGCGTCACCCCCACCGTGGGACGGGTTTCGGGCACCATCCTGACTGCCGTGGCCGACGCCTTGGAAGCCCATGGCTCGTTCCGCCTGCGCACCACCCCGCACCAGAAACTCGTCATCTTGGACGTGCCCAAGGAACAGGTGGAGCCGCTCATCACTGTGCTGGACGGCCTGGGCCTGTCCGCCCGCCCGTCACTGTTCCGGCGCTCCACCATCGCCTGCACCGGCATCGAGTACTGCAAGCTGGCCATCGTGAACACCAAGGACACCGCGGCCACGGCTATCAGTGAACTTGAAACACGTTTGGCTGATCTTGTCGACACGAAGGTGCTGACCCAGCCGATCGCGTTGAACATCAACGGCTGCCCCAACTCCTGCGCCCGCATCCAGACCGCTGACATCGGCCTGAAGGGCATGATGCTTCCCACGGACGACGGCGGCACCGCCCCCGGCTTCCAGGTCCACCTGGGTGGCGGGCTGGCCACCGACAACCGGGTTGAGGCAGGCCTGGGCCGCACCATCCGCGGCTTGAAGGTCACCGCCGCCGAGCTGCCCGACTATGTGGAACGTGTGGTGCGCCAGTACGTTGGCGCCCGCACCGACGGCGAAACGTTCGCCGAGTTCGCCCACCGCGCCGATGAGGAGCTGCTGAAATGA
- a CDS encoding phosphoadenylyl-sulfate reductase, whose translation MTTTTLRSHDELKAIAEAGAAELAWDASAQEVIAWVSRNFATGAAAVACSMADAVLPALVADQLPGVDVLFLDTGYHFPETYATRNEVAENLRVNIVDVLPLNTVAEQDSLLGKNLFASDPAQCCALRKVEPLGRSLSGYELWFTGVRRDEAPTRTDTPLVVWDEKNGLVKVNPVATWTYEELISYSDDNLLPVNPLLSQGYPSIGCAPCTNKVAPGADPRSGRWAGTSKTECGLHV comes from the coding sequence ATGACAACTACAACGCTCCGCTCACATGACGAGCTCAAGGCCATCGCCGAGGCCGGCGCTGCCGAGCTGGCGTGGGACGCGTCCGCACAGGAGGTCATCGCCTGGGTGTCGCGCAACTTCGCAACCGGTGCCGCCGCCGTTGCCTGTTCCATGGCCGACGCCGTGCTGCCGGCGCTGGTTGCCGATCAGCTCCCCGGCGTGGACGTGCTGTTTCTGGACACGGGCTACCATTTCCCGGAAACCTACGCCACACGGAATGAGGTGGCCGAGAACCTGCGCGTGAACATTGTGGATGTGTTGCCGCTGAACACCGTGGCAGAACAAGATTCGTTGTTGGGTAAGAACCTTTTTGCGAGCGATCCAGCCCAGTGCTGTGCACTGCGCAAGGTTGAACCGCTGGGCCGTTCACTTTCCGGGTACGAGCTGTGGTTCACCGGAGTTCGCCGCGACGAGGCCCCCACCCGCACCGACACCCCGCTGGTGGTGTGGGATGAAAAGAACGGCCTGGTCAAGGTAAATCCCGTGGCCACCTGGACGTACGAGGAGCTGATCAGCTACTCGGATGACAATCTTTTGCCCGTGAACCCCCTGCTCAGCCAGGGCTACCCGTCGATTGGCTGCGCACCCTGCACCAACAAAGTGGCCCCCGGCGCCGACCCCAGGAGCGGCCGCTGGGCCGGAACCTCCAAGACAGAATGCGGACTACACGTATGA
- the cysD gene encoding sulfate adenylyltransferase subunit CysD, whose product MSTQTIETPVGSAELNSLDLLESEAIHIIREVVAEFERPALLFSGGKDSVVMLHLATKAFWPGKVPFPVLHVDTGHNFPEVIDFRDRTVERLGLRLEVGSVQDFIDSGELAERADGTRNPLQTVPLLDAIAKNKFDAVFGGGRRDEDKARAKERILSLRDEFGQWDPRNQRPELWNLYNGRHTVGQHVRAFPISNWTELDIWRYIARENIELPGLYYAHDREVYERDGMWRAVGPVSEPRPDEEVVIKQVRYRTVGDMSCTGAVASDATTVHDVVREVAASTLTERGATRADDRISEAAMEDRKKDGYF is encoded by the coding sequence ATGAGCACCCAAACTATTGAAACCCCTGTCGGGTCGGCCGAACTGAACTCGCTGGACCTGCTCGAATCCGAGGCCATCCACATCATCCGTGAAGTCGTGGCAGAGTTCGAGCGCCCCGCGCTGCTGTTCTCCGGCGGCAAGGACTCCGTGGTCATGCTGCACCTGGCCACCAAGGCGTTCTGGCCCGGCAAGGTCCCGTTCCCCGTGCTGCACGTTGACACGGGCCACAACTTCCCCGAGGTCATTGACTTCCGCGACCGCACTGTGGAGCGCCTGGGCCTGCGCCTTGAGGTGGGTTCCGTGCAGGACTTCATCGATTCCGGCGAGCTGGCCGAGCGTGCCGATGGCACCCGCAACCCGCTGCAGACGGTCCCCTTGCTGGATGCCATTGCCAAGAACAAGTTCGACGCCGTCTTCGGCGGCGGCCGCCGTGACGAGGACAAGGCCCGCGCCAAGGAGCGCATCCTGTCCCTGCGCGACGAGTTTGGCCAGTGGGACCCGCGCAACCAGCGCCCCGAACTGTGGAACCTGTACAACGGCCGCCACACAGTGGGCCAGCACGTGCGGGCATTCCCCATCAGCAACTGGACCGAGCTGGACATCTGGCGCTACATCGCCCGCGAAAACATTGAACTGCCGGGCCTGTACTACGCCCACGACCGCGAGGTCTACGAGCGCGACGGGATGTGGCGTGCCGTGGGCCCTGTGTCCGAGCCGCGCCCGGATGAGGAAGTTGTCATCAAACAGGTCCGCTACCGCACCGTGGGCGACATGTCCTGCACGGGCGCCGTGGCCTCCGACGCAACAACTGTCCACGACGTAGTACGTGAAGTTGCCGCCTCCACCCTGACAGAACGTGGCGCCACCCGGGCCGATGACCGCATCTCCGAGGCAGCCATGGAAGACCGCAAGAAAGACGGCTACTTCTAA
- a CDS encoding sulfate adenylyltransferase subunit 1 gives MSTVTETPLAHATLFRFATAGSVDDGKSTLVGRLLHDSKAILADTLDAVARTSADRGFGGENGSTQKIDLALLTDGLRAEREQGITIDVAYRYFATDRRSFILADCPGHIQYTKNTVTGASTADAVVVLIDARKGVLEQTRRHLSVLRLLRVPNVLVAVNKIDLVDFSEDVFRAIESDVQSVAASIGLGDVVVIPVSALEGDNVVERSAHTPWYTGASLLDLLETLPTTDELERGLEPFRFPVQLVVRPQGALAPGLTLADDAGASFRDYRAYAGQVASGGVSVGEAITVLPSGRTATVVGIDFAGRSLERAVAPQSVSLRLSEEIDIARGDVIAATGTFGEVSQDLYAELCWLSTKPLREGAKVLIKHGSKTVQGLIRAVTGKLDLETFELQAASGLDLNDIGTAQIRLASPLPVESYARHRRTGAFLVIDPQDGNTLAAGLVNDHPGDHEDERYSI, from the coding sequence ATGAGCACAGTTACCGAGACCCCGCTGGCGCACGCCACGCTGTTCCGTTTCGCCACCGCCGGCTCCGTCGACGACGGCAAGTCCACCCTGGTGGGCCGCCTGCTCCACGATTCCAAGGCAATCCTGGCCGACACGCTCGACGCCGTCGCCCGCACCTCAGCGGACCGCGGCTTCGGCGGAGAGAACGGCAGCACGCAGAAGATCGACCTGGCGCTGCTGACCGACGGCCTGCGCGCCGAGCGTGAGCAGGGCATCACGATCGATGTGGCCTACCGCTACTTCGCCACGGACCGCCGCAGCTTCATCCTGGCCGACTGCCCCGGACACATCCAGTACACCAAGAACACGGTGACGGGCGCGTCCACCGCGGATGCCGTCGTCGTGCTCATCGACGCACGCAAGGGTGTGCTGGAGCAGACCCGCCGGCACCTGTCGGTGCTGCGCCTGCTGCGCGTGCCCAACGTACTGGTTGCCGTGAACAAGATTGACCTTGTGGACTTCAGTGAGGACGTCTTCCGCGCCATTGAGTCCGACGTCCAGTCAGTTGCCGCGAGCATCGGCCTCGGCGACGTGGTGGTCATCCCGGTGTCCGCGCTGGAAGGTGACAACGTGGTGGAACGCTCCGCCCACACCCCTTGGTACACGGGCGCCAGCCTGCTGGACTTGTTGGAGACGCTGCCCACCACTGACGAGCTGGAGCGCGGCCTGGAGCCGTTCCGCTTCCCCGTCCAGCTGGTGGTCCGCCCGCAGGGTGCGCTTGCACCTGGGCTCACCCTCGCGGACGACGCCGGAGCCTCCTTCCGCGACTACCGCGCCTATGCCGGTCAGGTCGCCTCGGGCGGAGTCTCGGTGGGAGAAGCAATCACTGTTCTGCCCTCGGGCCGCACGGCCACAGTGGTGGGCATTGACTTTGCCGGCCGTTCGCTGGAGCGCGCAGTGGCCCCGCAGTCGGTATCGCTGCGCCTGAGCGAGGAGATCGACATTGCCCGCGGCGACGTCATCGCAGCGACCGGCACCTTCGGTGAGGTCAGCCAGGACCTGTACGCCGAGCTGTGCTGGCTCTCCACCAAGCCGCTGCGCGAGGGCGCCAAGGTGCTCATCAAGCATGGAAGCAAGACCGTGCAGGGCCTCATCCGTGCCGTGACCGGCAAGCTGGACCTGGAAACCTTCGAGCTGCAGGCCGCCTCCGGACTGGACCTGAACGACATCGGAACGGCCCAGATCCGCTTGGCGTCTCCGCTGCCCGTGGAGTCCTACGCCCGCCACCGCCGCACCGGCGCGTTCCTGGTGATTGACCCGCAGGATGGCAACACGCTGGCCGCGGGCCTGGTCAACGATCACCCCGGCGACCATGAGGATGAGCGCTACAGCATCTGA
- a CDS encoding VOC family protein: MPTQVFVNLPTGNVDRSKEFFTGLGWKIEPNFTDENAACVVIDENIYLMMLTYDFFATFTDKPIMDPANQLQVQTALSRDSREDVDALLEKALAAGGKEPRPAQDMGFMYSRDFEDPDGNWFSILWMDPKAAEQGPEAFMAEQ, translated from the coding sequence ATGCCAACGCAAGTATTCGTCAACCTTCCCACCGGCAACGTGGACCGCTCCAAGGAGTTCTTTACGGGCCTCGGCTGGAAGATCGAGCCCAACTTCACGGATGAAAACGCTGCCTGCGTTGTCATCGACGAAAACATTTACCTCATGATGCTCACGTACGACTTCTTCGCCACGTTCACCGACAAGCCCATCATGGATCCTGCCAATCAGCTCCAGGTGCAGACAGCCCTGAGCCGTGACAGCCGTGAGGATGTCGACGCCCTGCTTGAAAAGGCGCTTGCCGCCGGCGGCAAGGAGCCCCGGCCTGCCCAGGACATGGGGTTCATGTACTCACGCGACTTCGAGGACCCCGACGGCAACTGGTTCAGCATCCTGTGGATGGACCCGAAGGCCGCCGAACAAGGCCCGGAAGCATTCATGGCAGAACAGTAA
- the pnuC gene encoding nicotinamide riboside transporter PnuC — translation MNIIDWLNATAFTLINNPVTWVEVIGFVTGAACVWGVARQKIWNWPVGILNNVAFAILFLGAGLYGEILLQVIFAVIAVYGWIKWSRGASGSVGSNDLLIRSATRAETLAGVAAVVLATAAIAYLLHAGTDSLVPIPDAFVLAASLVATYAQAKKIFEHWHVWIAIDLVSIPLYFSRGLALTAILYIGFLGLCIYGLVGWNRIRATKSPELATAGV, via the coding sequence ATGAATATCATCGACTGGCTCAACGCCACAGCATTCACGCTCATCAACAACCCGGTCACGTGGGTTGAGGTCATTGGGTTCGTTACCGGTGCGGCGTGCGTGTGGGGAGTGGCTCGGCAGAAGATCTGGAACTGGCCCGTTGGCATCCTGAACAACGTTGCCTTCGCCATCTTGTTCTTGGGCGCCGGCCTCTATGGGGAAATACTCCTGCAGGTCATCTTCGCCGTGATCGCCGTCTACGGCTGGATCAAGTGGAGCCGCGGTGCAAGCGGAAGCGTCGGGAGCAACGATCTCCTCATCCGCAGTGCAACGCGAGCCGAGACACTCGCGGGGGTGGCCGCCGTCGTACTGGCAACTGCGGCGATCGCCTACCTGCTGCACGCGGGCACGGATTCGCTGGTGCCCATCCCCGACGCATTCGTGCTGGCGGCATCGCTGGTGGCCACGTACGCACAGGCCAAGAAGATCTTTGAGCACTGGCATGTGTGGATTGCGATTGATCTGGTCTCAATCCCGCTGTATTTCAGCCGCGGCCTGGCCCTGACCGCGATCCTTTACATCGGCTTCCTGGGCTTGTGCATCTACGGCTTGGTGGGTTGGAACCGGATCCGCGCAACGAAGAGCCCAGAACTCGCAACGGCAGGAGTCTAG
- a CDS encoding AAA family ATPase yields the protein MNKNALVIGKFYPPHAGHRHLIETAEAEAEHVYVLVQGSRFESLTVETRAAWLKEEFDGANVTIVPVRNDCPVDYASDEIWTAQMENMRWALKVRGVEKIDAVYSSESYGARLAEAFGAIHVAVDPQRRNHHISGTACRDDLAENWQQIIPAARCGMAVRVIVVGAESTGTTTLSKALSEHYRPQFPALVDVPEYGRHYTYELLEALQRTNPDAAVEDLVWTDTDFAVIAARQTEMEQAAAESAPLVIADTDALATTLWERYYLGEGSYGSFGALDRLPHRDVYLLTDHTGVDFEDDGWREGEHRRPEMTEWFKEALTEEGHSWILVTGSRERRLATATAVIDAILAQQAAFTSPVWAGRTVLEQAA from the coding sequence ATGAATAAGAACGCGCTTGTCATCGGGAAGTTCTACCCGCCGCACGCCGGCCATCGGCACCTCATCGAGACCGCGGAGGCTGAAGCGGAACACGTTTACGTCTTGGTCCAGGGCAGCCGCTTCGAATCGCTCACAGTGGAGACTCGGGCGGCCTGGTTGAAGGAAGAGTTCGACGGCGCCAATGTCACCATAGTGCCGGTTCGCAACGACTGCCCCGTGGACTACGCCAGTGACGAGATCTGGACGGCCCAGATGGAGAACATGCGGTGGGCGCTGAAGGTTCGTGGCGTGGAGAAGATCGATGCCGTCTACAGCTCGGAAAGCTACGGGGCCCGCCTGGCCGAGGCGTTCGGTGCCATCCATGTAGCCGTAGACCCGCAACGCAGGAACCACCACATCAGCGGCACCGCCTGCCGTGACGACCTTGCCGAAAACTGGCAGCAAATTATCCCGGCGGCCCGGTGCGGAATGGCCGTCCGGGTGATCGTGGTGGGCGCCGAATCAACCGGCACCACTACTCTCAGCAAGGCGCTCAGCGAGCACTACCGCCCACAGTTCCCAGCCTTGGTGGATGTTCCGGAGTATGGACGGCACTACACCTACGAGTTGCTCGAGGCGCTCCAGCGAACCAATCCGGACGCCGCTGTCGAGGATCTGGTGTGGACAGACACCGACTTTGCTGTGATCGCCGCCCGACAAACGGAGATGGAACAAGCGGCAGCCGAATCAGCCCCTCTGGTCATCGCCGATACCGATGCCCTGGCCACGACCCTCTGGGAGCGTTACTACCTGGGGGAGGGCAGCTACGGATCGTTTGGTGCCCTGGACCGGCTGCCACACCGTGACGTGTACCTGTTGACCGATCACACGGGTGTTGACTTCGAAGACGATGGCTGGCGCGAGGGCGAACACCGTCGCCCCGAGATGACCGAATGGTTCAAGGAAGCCCTGACCGAGGAAGGGCACTCCTGGATCCTGGTCACCGGCAGCCGGGAGCGCCGCCTCGCCACAGCTACCGCCGTCATTGACGCGATTTTGGCACAGCAAGCGGCTTTCACCTCGCCCGTTTGGGCAGGTCGCACCGTCCTGGAGCAGGCCGCATGA
- a CDS encoding NUDIX hydrolase: MVFAVAKGVLHVALIERGAQPYLGQWALPGGFVGPDENALGAAYRELEEETGLALGEHRVFVEQLATYSEPDRDPRMRVVSVAHLVLLEGDGDTLPVLVAGTDAAKAQWLPVHELPGEQLAFDHAQIVAAGLERLAGKMEYTTIAARLVHEEFTLSALRDVYSAVWQVELPAGNFTRKMRASLTPTGRKMQAVGAPASLFTVESEWISPPWSRPSG, translated from the coding sequence GTGGTGTTTGCCGTGGCCAAGGGGGTGCTCCACGTTGCCTTGATCGAACGCGGAGCGCAGCCGTACCTGGGCCAGTGGGCGCTGCCCGGAGGTTTTGTTGGGCCGGATGAAAATGCTCTTGGCGCCGCGTACCGCGAGCTCGAGGAGGAAACCGGGTTGGCACTGGGCGAACACCGTGTTTTTGTGGAGCAGCTGGCCACGTATAGCGAACCTGACAGGGACCCGCGCATGCGGGTTGTCTCCGTGGCGCACTTGGTCCTGTTGGAAGGCGACGGCGACACCCTGCCGGTGTTGGTTGCCGGTACTGACGCTGCCAAGGCTCAGTGGCTGCCCGTTCATGAGTTGCCCGGGGAGCAGCTGGCCTTCGACCATGCGCAGATTGTCGCGGCCGGGTTGGAACGCTTGGCCGGAAAAATGGAATACACCACCATTGCCGCCCGGCTGGTCCACGAGGAATTTACGCTGTCCGCACTCCGCGACGTTTATTCAGCCGTGTGGCAGGTGGAGCTGCCGGCGGGAAACTTCACCCGAAAAATGCGTGCCTCCCTCACCCCCACAGGGCGAAAGATGCAGGCGGTGGGGGCTCCGGCGTCGCTCTTCACCGTGGAGAGCGAATGGATCTCGCCGCCCTGGAGCAGGCCCTCCGGGTAG
- a CDS encoding GTP pyrophosphokinase, translated as MDTDQFQEEALNNAAQAIRNTILSRLHDDGLNHHDVQFRVKAPESAAEKMARRDENGQLKYPGGLERLDDLIGMRVILYVESDIEAVAIALSSQFACLDDEDKTAMMRKNGGIGYAGRHLTLQVPAENPPSGCRDYIGRRFEVQIRTVLQHAWAEFEHDIRFKGSSGDNAEISRAFTMASTLIELADQQFVNISDILKRIQSEGTPEAAPVSRKLDAGTLQGVLTRAFPDSRSSKVNQYDWMVNVLAANGIDTVNAAEDWFNAIDPREVSKVMGYRFSPGQVRIADDLLLKFFGESYVDATKEVGSDTNRETKLRSRLRRIRTERDHA; from the coding sequence GTGGACACCGATCAATTCCAGGAAGAGGCCCTAAACAACGCGGCTCAGGCAATTCGCAACACCATCCTCAGCCGTCTCCATGACGACGGGCTCAACCATCACGATGTGCAGTTCCGGGTCAAGGCGCCCGAATCTGCCGCGGAGAAAATGGCTCGCCGGGATGAAAACGGGCAGCTCAAGTACCCGGGTGGTCTGGAACGTCTCGACGACCTGATCGGGATGCGGGTCATCCTGTATGTGGAGAGCGACATCGAGGCAGTGGCCATCGCGCTCAGCAGTCAGTTCGCCTGCCTCGACGATGAAGACAAAACCGCCATGATGCGCAAGAACGGCGGCATTGGCTACGCCGGCCGTCACCTGACCCTTCAAGTCCCCGCCGAGAATCCGCCCAGCGGCTGCCGGGACTACATTGGCCGCCGCTTTGAGGTGCAAATCCGCACGGTTCTCCAGCACGCCTGGGCGGAGTTTGAACACGACATCCGGTTCAAGGGTTCAAGCGGTGACAACGCGGAAATCAGCCGTGCGTTCACCATGGCCTCCACACTCATTGAGCTGGCCGACCAGCAGTTCGTCAACATCAGTGACATCCTCAAACGCATCCAATCCGAGGGGACGCCCGAGGCAGCCCCGGTGTCGAGAAAGCTCGACGCCGGTACGCTCCAAGGTGTGCTGACCCGCGCCTTCCCCGACTCCCGCAGCAGCAAGGTCAACCAGTACGACTGGATGGTGAACGTCCTCGCCGCCAACGGCATAGATACGGTCAACGCCGCAGAGGACTGGTTCAACGCCATCGATCCCCGCGAGGTGTCCAAGGTGATGGGATACCGCTTCTCCCCGGGGCAGGTCCGGATCGCCGATGACCTCCTGCTGAAATTCTTTGGGGAGTCCTATGTGGACGCCACCAAGGAAGTTGGCAGTGACACCAACCGGGAAACGAAGCTGCGCTCGCGGCTGCGCAGGATCCGCACAGAACGGGACCACGCCTAG
- a CDS encoding VOC family protein, with product MTNSQETATAAHGQNTTHGVPDGFTSLTPFLSIPRAAEAIAFYQDVFGARTVSVTEFDGVVAHAELEFANGRMQLGEPSPDYHLVPAPDGEDDCYSLGLYCADVDAVLERAVTAGATVREPATNFVSGDRFASIRDPFGVRWSIMTRVEDISEEESTARVAQWAATQG from the coding sequence ATGACTAATTCACAAGAAACAGCGACCGCCGCCCATGGACAGAACACGACTCATGGGGTGCCCGATGGTTTCACGAGCCTGACCCCGTTCCTGAGCATCCCACGGGCGGCCGAGGCCATTGCGTTTTACCAGGATGTTTTTGGGGCCCGGACCGTCTCGGTCACCGAGTTCGACGGCGTGGTGGCCCATGCCGAGCTCGAGTTCGCCAACGGCCGTATGCAACTTGGCGAGCCGAGCCCCGATTACCATTTGGTTCCCGCCCCTGACGGTGAGGACGATTGTTATTCACTGGGCCTGTACTGCGCCGACGTCGATGCTGTGCTTGAGCGGGCGGTCACGGCTGGTGCCACGGTACGAGAGCCCGCCACGAATTTTGTTTCGGGCGATCGTTTTGCCAGTATCCGGGATCCGTTTGGGGTCCGGTGGTCCATCATGACCCGCGTGGAGGATATTTCCGAGGAGGAAAGTACCGCGCGGGTTGCTCAATGGGCGGCAACACAGGGCTAG
- a CDS encoding AraC family transcriptional regulator — MPSSFKGILYPASLPTFHRLPAPPHLDHLVQWFWIPEWDIEPGRSSRQQLIAFAACNLVVQRERLELAGPTTRLSHQDLTGRGWAVGALLRPAAVPFFTGNPATLRDVKVDLELPELQDAVVHAMEGPAAGMPPESRRENAVAAFSAWLATIITDVSPEALVANSMVELIASNASVVRIEDAAARLSMSTRTLQRLSQKYVGLSPSVLIRRRRLQEAAERTRTQPEADLASIAIEFGYVDQAHLTNDFQKVLGLTPGSYRRSMGQTDK; from the coding sequence GTGCCCAGCTCCTTCAAAGGGATCCTGTATCCCGCCAGCCTGCCAACCTTCCACCGCCTGCCCGCGCCCCCTCACCTCGACCACCTGGTTCAGTGGTTTTGGATTCCGGAATGGGACATTGAACCAGGCCGGAGCTCGCGGCAGCAGCTGATTGCCTTTGCGGCGTGCAACCTTGTGGTCCAACGGGAGCGGCTTGAACTCGCCGGACCAACAACTCGGCTCTCACACCAAGACCTGACGGGCAGGGGATGGGCAGTTGGCGCGCTATTGCGCCCAGCCGCCGTTCCCTTCTTCACCGGGAATCCGGCCACGTTGCGGGATGTAAAAGTTGACCTTGAGTTGCCCGAGCTTCAGGACGCCGTGGTTCATGCCATGGAAGGGCCGGCTGCGGGGATGCCTCCTGAAAGCCGGCGCGAAAACGCTGTCGCCGCATTTTCTGCGTGGCTTGCCACCATCATCACGGACGTTTCCCCGGAGGCTTTGGTCGCCAACTCCATGGTGGAGTTGATCGCCAGCAACGCAAGCGTGGTCCGGATCGAAGACGCGGCAGCCCGGTTGTCCATGTCCACCCGGACCCTGCAACGTCTCTCGCAAAAGTATGTGGGCCTTAGCCCCTCGGTGCTGATCCGTCGCCGGCGCCTCCAAGAAGCGGCCGAGCGTACCCGCACACAACCCGAGGCGGACCTGGCAAGCATTGCCATTGAATTCGGCTACGTGGATCAGGCACATCTCACCAATGATTTTCAGAAAGTCCTGGGGCTGACGCCGGGCAGCTACCGGCGTTCGATGGGCCAAACAGACAAATAA